In the Bacillus sp. FJAT-42376 genome, CGGGCAAAGATTTTCACAACATCCGTTACCCTTTTTACCTTCCTGAAGTTCGACACATGAATGAGCACTCTTTCATCGTCCTGAATGCCAAAATCCTTCTTCAGATAGGCTGCGTCCTTTTTGAAATAGACTCGTTCATCAATAAAGTTGTAAACGGTTTCGATGTGCTTGTTCGGAGCAATCAAATCGTATGTCTGCTGAACGAGAGCATTTGAAACGGCTGTCACCCGGTCGGAGGCTTCGATCCCAAACCTGATCAGCTGGGCCATAGAAGGGTCTGAGCCGAGTACGGTAATGTCTGTCCCGTGAAGGGTCGTAACGATTTTCAGCTGATCGCCGGTCATCTGCTTAGCCAAAAATGCACATATCGCATGCGGAATCGCATAATGGACGTGAAGGATGTCCAGATTCTCTCTTTGCGCTACCTCTGCCATCTTACTTGAAAGAGCAAGGTCATACGGAGGATTTTTAAAAACTGAATATTGGTTCACTTCAACACCGTGAAAATAGATATTGCTGTAGACTTTATTGAGGCGAAACGGGATGCTGGAGGTAATAAAATGGATTTCATGCCCCTTTTCTGCAAGCAGCTTCCCGAGTTCTGTGGCTACGACTCCCGATCCTCCTACAGAAGGATAACAGGTTATGCCAATTTTAAGTTTCTTTTTCATTTTTTTCACCTAGCAATTCACTTATTACGAATGGATTTTCGCTGACTAACTCTTCAGCACTCTGTTAGTGGGCGGCCTTCCAAAACCGCTTCAGAATACGGAAGAATGGCGGTCCGGATTCGACTTGTTTCCAAACACCGGTCTTCAAGACCTGCCAAAGGCACGGCCCGCATTATTTCCTCAAAGGTACAGGCCGTTTTTAAAAGAATTCTGCGGATTACGATTCATCATGCTCTTCTTTTCGCTGGTGAATCACTTTTCTCCATGTTAAGTCCCCTCTGTTTAATCCATGGATGACTATTTCTGCGGTACCCATATTGGTTGCGAGAGGAATGGCATACACATCACATAGCCGAATAAGAGCTGAGACATCAGGTTCATGCGGCTGAGCGGTCAGCGGATCCCTGAAAAAGATGACAATATCCATTTCATTTCTTGCAATCATCGCACCGATTTCCTGGTCTCCCCCAAGAGGGCCCGACTGGCATCTTGTAACAGATAATCCGGTTGCCTCCATTATCCGCAGTCCGGTCGTACCTGTCGCATACAAATCATGCTCTTCTAAAATACTTTTATAAGCCGTAGAAAATTGAACCATATCATTCTTTTTTTTATCATGGGCAATCAAGGCTATTTTCATCAGCTAATCCCTCGCTATTCAATGATATTCTCCAGTCCATAAACAAGTGTTTCAATCTTCATTACCTGCTCTGCAGAAAGTCTGACTCCTGACATAAAAGATTTGCGGTCATATGAATCATGCCTGATCTTCAGCGTTTGCCCTTCTCCTCCGAATAAAACCTCCTGATGGGCCACAAGCCCCGGAAGCCTTACACTATGTATTCTGATTCCGCTGTAAGAAGCTCCTCTTGCACCGGAGAGCGTCTCTTTCTCATCCGGATGGCCCTGCTGTTTCTCCTGTCTGACTTCTGAAATCATTTCAGCTGTTTTCAGACCGGTGCCTGATGGCGCATCCAGTTTCTGATCATGGTGCTGCTCGATAATTTCTACATCGGGAAAGTATTTGGCTGCCATCTGTGAGAATTTCATCATGAGAACGGCTCCAAGCGCAAAGTTGGGGGCGATGATCACACCGAGGCCGTTTCTCTCGGATAACTCTTTCAGTTCTCTTAAATCGTCCTCTGTGAACCCTGTCGTTCCTACAACCGGCCGCACTCCCATCTCAAGCGCCGTTCTGGCATGAAGCATTCCGGTTTCAGGCGTTGTCAGGTCGATGAGCACATCCGGCTTCGTTTCAAACAAGCACGTTTTTAGATCTTGATAAATTAGGGCTTCACTTGCAAACCCTTCACCGGTCTCATTTAATTTTTGACCGCCATTTTTCCGGTCCAGAACCCCGGCCAGTTGAAAATGCTCCGTTTCTTCCACTAAAGCTACTGCTTCTCTCCCCATTCGCCCGCGGGGGCCGGCTACAACGATTTTAATGGTTTCCATCACTTAAAGCTCCTCTTTCTTTGTCCAGCGGTCTTGGTCCCGGACAGTAAATTTTTTCATGACGAGATCATGTGCATCCGCTAAGTTAATATTTAAAGAATTAGCCATACAGACTAACACGAAAAGAACATCGCCCAGCTCTTCTTCAATGGCTTTATCCGCTTCCGTTGATTTTTTAGGTTTTTCACCATACCGGTGATTGATTTCACGGGCCAATTCTCCAAGTTCCTCTGTCAGCCTGGCGGTCATGGCAAGCGGACTGAAGTAGCCTTCTTTAAACTGGCCGATATACTGGTCTACTTCCTGCTGAATGTCATTCATCGTTTTCTCATTCATCTATGACACCTGCTTTCTATATGTACGATTATGCACTTAATTATATCATTTCAATAGGGGATACGTGCTGATTTGCTGTTTCTTCTCCGGTGAACTATAATATTATCGCCATTATAAGCAGAATTGGGAGCTGATTTATTTTGAAAGGATTGAAAATTCGCAACATCCTCTTTATCCTGCTTGGATCTGCAATTTTTGCATTCGGACTTGTTCATTTTAACATGCAGAACAAGCTCGCTGAAGGCGGATTTACAGGGATTACGCTTCTTCTTTATTTTATCTTTACCATTGACCCTTCCATATCCAATCTTGTCCTGAACATACCTCTGTTTTTCTTGGGATGGAAGCTTTTAGGGAGAATCTCCTTTATTTATACGATGATTGGGACGGTCAGCTTGTCCGTATTCTTATGGATCTTCCAGCGGTATCAGTTCAATCTCCACTTATCGGACGATCTTCTCCTCGTTTCCCTTTTCGCCGGTGTCTTTATAGGCGTCGGACTTGGGATCATCTTCCGCTATGGAGGGACGACCGGAGGTGTGGATATTATCGCAAGACTTGTCCAGAAATATAAAGGAGTCAGTATGGGGAAGACCATGTTC is a window encoding:
- the bshA gene encoding N-acetyl-alpha-D-glucosaminyl L-malate synthase BshA, which translates into the protein MKKKLKIGITCYPSVGGSGVVATELGKLLAEKGHEIHFITSSIPFRLNKVYSNIYFHGVEVNQYSVFKNPPYDLALSSKMAEVAQRENLDILHVHYAIPHAICAFLAKQMTGDQLKIVTTLHGTDITVLGSDPSMAQLIRFGIEASDRVTAVSNALVQQTYDLIAPNKHIETVYNFIDERVYFKKDAAYLKKDFGIQDDERVLIHVSNFRKVKRVTDVVKIFARVAEKMPSKLLLVGDGPEMSGVCALVEEMGLRDKVLFLGKQENLDELYSISDIKLLMSEKESFGLVLLEAMACGVPCIGTNIGGIPEVISDGKNGFIVEVGDVEAAAENVLSLLENEELHSRFSEQAMIDSQEIFKRDQIVGQYESIYYGLLQGD
- the mgsA gene encoding methylglyoxal synthase; translated protein: MKIALIAHDKKKNDMVQFSTAYKSILEEHDLYATGTTGLRIMEATGLSVTRCQSGPLGGDQEIGAMIARNEMDIVIFFRDPLTAQPHEPDVSALIRLCDVYAIPLATNMGTAEIVIHGLNRGDLTWRKVIHQRKEEHDES
- the dapB gene encoding 4-hydroxy-tetrahydrodipicolinate reductase; this translates as METIKIVVAGPRGRMGREAVALVEETEHFQLAGVLDRKNGGQKLNETGEGFASEALIYQDLKTCLFETKPDVLIDLTTPETGMLHARTALEMGVRPVVGTTGFTEDDLRELKELSERNGLGVIIAPNFALGAVLMMKFSQMAAKYFPDVEIIEQHHDQKLDAPSGTGLKTAEMISEVRQEKQQGHPDEKETLSGARGASYSGIRIHSVRLPGLVAHQEVLFGGEGQTLKIRHDSYDRKSFMSGVRLSAEQVMKIETLVYGLENIIE
- a CDS encoding nucleotide pyrophosphohydrolase, encoding MNEKTMNDIQQEVDQYIGQFKEGYFSPLAMTARLTEELGELAREINHRYGEKPKKSTEADKAIEEELGDVLFVLVCMANSLNINLADAHDLVMKKFTVRDQDRWTKKEEL
- a CDS encoding YitT family protein; its protein translation is MLKGLKIRNILFILLGSAIFAFGLVHFNMQNKLAEGGFTGITLLLYFIFTIDPSISNLVLNIPLFFLGWKLLGRISFIYTMIGTVSLSVFLWIFQRYQFNLHLSDDLLLVSLFAGVFIGVGLGIIFRYGGTTGGVDIIARLVQKYKGVSMGKTMFLFDVCVIGLSLLTYLDLRKAMYTLVAVFVGARVIDFMQDGAYGAKGATIISSQNQKISRKILEEMDRGVTILKGQGSYSGHAMDVLYCVVDKNEIVRLKQVITSVDPHAFVAVTDVHDVLGEGFTLDSEKNPIQR